A window of the Linepithema humile isolate Giens D197 chromosome 4, Lhum_UNIL_v1.0, whole genome shotgun sequence genome harbors these coding sequences:
- the LOC105672901 gene encoding putative odorant-binding protein A10 isoform X1 — protein MALAIKILVLVCALLATTMAAESGSDGQQSGRSRVSDEQLNLALSDKRYLTRQLKCALGEAPCDPVGRRLKSLVPLVLRGSCPQCSSEETRQIKKVLSHIQRSFPKEWNRIVQQYVGVS, from the exons ATCCTCGTCCTCGTCTGCGCCCTGCTCGCCACAACGATGGCGGCCGAATCGGGCAGCGACGGGCAGCAATCCGGCAGATCGCGGGTATCCGACGAACAGCTGAATCTAGCCCTGAGCGACAAGCGTTACCTGACCAGACAGCTTAAGTGCGCTTTGGGAGAGGCGCCGTGCGACCCCGTTGGACGACGTTTGAAAA GCTTAGTGCCGCTGGTCTTGAGAGGCTCCTGCCCGCAATGCAGCTCCGAGGAGACACGTCAGATCAAGAAGGTCCTTTCTCACATTCAGCGATCCTTCCCGAAGGAGTGGAACAGGATAGTGCAACAATACGTCGGAGTTTCATAA
- the LOC105672901 gene encoding putative odorant-binding protein A10 isoform X2, giving the protein MAAESGSDGQQSGRSRVSDEQLNLALSDKRYLTRQLKCALGEAPCDPVGRRLKSLVPLVLRGSCPQCSSEETRQIKKVLSHIQRSFPKEWNRIVQQYVGVS; this is encoded by the exons ATGGCGGCCGAATCGGGCAGCGACGGGCAGCAATCCGGCAGATCGCGGGTATCCGACGAACAGCTGAATCTAGCCCTGAGCGACAAGCGTTACCTGACCAGACAGCTTAAGTGCGCTTTGGGAGAGGCGCCGTGCGACCCCGTTGGACGACGTTTGAAAA GCTTAGTGCCGCTGGTCTTGAGAGGCTCCTGCCCGCAATGCAGCTCCGAGGAGACACGTCAGATCAAGAAGGTCCTTTCTCACATTCAGCGATCCTTCCCGAAGGAGTGGAACAGGATAGTGCAACAATACGTCGGAGTTTCATAA